The following coding sequences lie in one Streptomyces venezuelae genomic window:
- a CDS encoding effector-associated constant component EACC1 has product MSVRIEVTGPAGSDAALVRDLHAWLQREDDLRGRVRLAGGVPEPGQMGAVSELVLTTVSSGTVAALVASAQLWIKQRRSNLSIVVRHPDGKEVEIDAEQISGAEEFIRTVLRDTDPAP; this is encoded by the coding sequence ATGTCGGTACGGATCGAAGTGACGGGCCCCGCGGGCTCCGACGCGGCGCTGGTGCGGGATCTGCACGCCTGGCTGCAGCGGGAGGACGACCTGCGGGGCCGGGTCCGGCTCGCGGGCGGGGTGCCGGAGCCCGGCCAGATGGGGGCCGTGTCGGAGCTGGTCCTGACGACGGTCAGCAGCGGCACGGTCGCCGCGCTGGTGGCGTCGGCGCAGCTCTGGATCAAGCAGCGGCGCTCGAACCTCTCCATCGTCGTGCGGCACCCGGACGGCAAGGAGGTGGAGATCGACGCGGAGCAGATCTCGGGCGCCGAGGAATTCATCCGAACGGTGCTGCGGGACACGGACCCGGCGCCCTGA
- a CDS encoding potassium-transporting ATPase subunit C: protein MNNSVGNTARLFGAGLRALLVLTVLCGVLYPLAVTGVAQALFHDKANGSEVTADGRTVGSELIGQRYDLPLKKGQETAEPDLKWFQPRPSNGLGSNRANGVNTEYDLLVSGATNLSGANKELIQQVKDAKAAVIEDNSTPGHRISPADVPADAVTSSGSGLDPHISPEYADLQVRRVAAENHLPVRRVQELVDEHTDGRTLGFLGEPRVNVLQLNIALKELTGKG, encoded by the coding sequence ATGAACAACTCCGTAGGAAACACCGCCCGGCTGTTCGGCGCGGGCCTGCGTGCCCTCCTCGTCCTCACCGTCCTCTGCGGCGTCCTCTACCCGCTCGCCGTGACCGGCGTCGCCCAGGCCCTGTTCCACGACAAGGCCAACGGCTCCGAGGTGACGGCGGACGGCAGGACCGTCGGCTCCGAACTCATCGGCCAGCGCTACGACCTGCCGCTGAAGAAGGGCCAGGAGACGGCCGAGCCGGACCTCAAGTGGTTCCAGCCCCGCCCCTCCAACGGCCTCGGCTCCAACCGGGCCAACGGCGTCAACACCGAGTACGACCTGCTCGTGTCCGGCGCCACCAACCTCTCCGGCGCCAACAAGGAACTGATCCAGCAAGTGAAGGACGCCAAGGCGGCCGTCATCGAGGACAACTCCACCCCCGGCCACCGGATCAGCCCGGCCGACGTGCCCGCCGACGCGGTCACCTCCTCCGGCTCGGGCCTCGACCCGCACATCTCCCCGGAGTACGCGGACCTCCAGGTCCGACGCGTGGCCGCCGAGAACCACCTGCCCGTACGACGAGTCCAGGAGCTGGTCGACGAACACACCGACGGACGCACCCTCGGCTTCCTCGGCGAACCGCGCGTCAACGTCCTCCAGCTCAACATCGCCCTGAAGGAACTCACCGGCAAGGGGTGA
- the kdpB gene encoding potassium-transporting ATPase subunit KdpB: MSTDTKVDVPTDHVPTGHETVGAGGPGKVGAGLFDPAQLLRSLPDAFRKLNPRVMVKSPVMFVVLIGSVVTTVLALKDPGDWFGWAITAWLWLTTVFANLAEAVAEGRGKAQADTLRKAKSDTVARRLSGTTEESVAGTDLRIGDLVVCEAGDIIPGDGDVVEGVASVDESAITGESAPVIRESGGDRSAVTGGTKVLSDRIVIKITTKPGETFIDRMINLVEGAARQKTPNEIALNILLASLTIVFLLAVVTLKPFAIYAGADDQTSMIVLAALLVCLIPTTIGALLSAIGIAGMDRLVQRNVLAMSGRAVEAAGDVSTLLLDKTGTITLGNRRAAEFVPVRGTTAAEVADAAQLSSLADETPEGRSVVVLAKEEYGLRERHQGELTGAEWVPFTAQTRMSGVDVDGRKVRKGATASVIAWVEERGGKVAEDTRELNDRISQAGGTPLLVALEDADGARVLGVIHLKDVVKEGMRERFDELRRMGIRTVMITGDNPLTAKAIADEAGVDDFLAEATPEDKMALIKREQAGGKLVAMTGDGTNDAPALAQADVGVAMNTGTSAAKEAGNMVDLDSDPTKLIEIVEIGKQLLITRGALTTFSIANDVAKYFAIIPAMFAVAYPSLDKLNIMNLSSPESAILSAVVFNALIIVALVPLALKGVRYRPMSADRMLRRNLGLYGLGGLIAPFIGIKIIDVLISLIPGIG; encoded by the coding sequence ATGAGCACAGACACCAAGGTGGACGTCCCCACCGACCACGTCCCCACCGGCCACGAGACCGTCGGCGCCGGTGGCCCCGGCAAGGTCGGCGCGGGCCTCTTCGACCCGGCCCAGCTCCTGAGGTCGCTGCCGGACGCCTTCCGCAAACTGAATCCGCGCGTGATGGTCAAGTCGCCCGTCATGTTCGTCGTCCTGATCGGCTCGGTGGTCACCACCGTGCTCGCGCTCAAGGACCCGGGGGACTGGTTCGGCTGGGCCATCACCGCCTGGCTCTGGCTGACCACGGTCTTCGCCAACCTCGCGGAGGCCGTCGCCGAGGGCCGCGGCAAGGCGCAGGCCGACACCCTGCGCAAGGCCAAGTCCGACACCGTCGCCCGCCGCCTCTCCGGCACCACCGAGGAGTCTGTGGCCGGCACCGACCTGCGCATCGGCGACCTCGTCGTCTGCGAGGCCGGCGACATCATCCCCGGCGACGGTGACGTCGTCGAGGGCGTGGCCTCCGTCGACGAGTCCGCCATCACCGGCGAATCGGCCCCCGTCATCCGTGAGTCCGGCGGCGACCGCTCCGCCGTCACGGGCGGCACGAAGGTCCTCTCCGACCGCATCGTCATCAAGATCACGACGAAGCCGGGCGAGACGTTCATCGACCGCATGATCAACCTGGTCGAGGGCGCGGCCCGCCAGAAGACGCCCAACGAGATCGCCCTGAACATCCTCCTGGCGTCCCTCACCATCGTCTTCCTGCTCGCCGTCGTCACCCTCAAGCCCTTCGCGATCTACGCGGGCGCCGACGACCAGACCTCGATGATCGTCCTCGCGGCGCTCCTCGTCTGCCTGATCCCGACGACCATCGGCGCCCTGCTCTCCGCGATCGGCATCGCCGGCATGGACCGCCTGGTCCAGCGCAACGTCCTCGCCATGTCAGGACGGGCGGTCGAGGCCGCGGGCGACGTGTCGACGCTGCTCCTCGACAAGACCGGCACCATCACCCTCGGCAACCGGCGGGCCGCCGAGTTCGTGCCGGTGCGCGGCACCACCGCCGCCGAGGTCGCCGACGCCGCGCAGCTCTCCTCGCTGGCCGACGAGACGCCCGAGGGCCGCTCCGTCGTCGTACTCGCCAAGGAGGAGTACGGCCTCAGGGAGCGCCACCAGGGCGAGCTGACCGGCGCCGAGTGGGTGCCCTTCACCGCACAGACCCGCATGTCCGGCGTCGACGTCGACGGGCGCAAGGTCCGCAAGGGCGCGACCGCTTCGGTCATCGCCTGGGTCGAGGAACGTGGCGGCAAGGTCGCCGAGGACACGCGGGAACTGAACGACCGGATCTCCCAGGCCGGCGGCACCCCGCTGCTCGTGGCCCTGGAAGACGCCGACGGCGCACGGGTCCTCGGGGTGATCCACCTCAAGGACGTCGTCAAGGAAGGCATGCGCGAGCGGTTCGACGAACTGCGCCGCATGGGCATCAGGACCGTGATGATCACGGGCGACAACCCGCTGACCGCCAAGGCCATCGCGGACGAGGCGGGCGTGGACGACTTCCTCGCCGAGGCCACGCCCGAGGACAAGATGGCGCTCATCAAGCGCGAGCAGGCCGGCGGCAAGCTGGTCGCGATGACGGGCGACGGCACCAACGACGCCCCCGCGCTCGCCCAGGCCGACGTCGGCGTCGCCATGAACACCGGCACCTCCGCCGCCAAGGAGGCCGGGAACATGGTCGACCTGGACTCCGACCCGACGAAGCTCATCGAGATCGTCGAGATCGGCAAGCAACTCCTCATCACCCGGGGCGCGCTGACGACCTTCTCGATCGCCAACGACGTCGCGAAGTACTTCGCGATCATCCCGGCGATGTTCGCGGTCGCCTACCCGTCGCTCGACAAGCTCAACATCATGAACCTGTCGTCGCCGGAGTCCGCGATCCTCTCCGCGGTCGTCTTCAACGCACTGATCATCGTCGCGCTCGTGCCACTCGCCCTCAAGGGTGTCCGGTACCGGCCGATGAGCGCCGACAGGATGCTGCGGCGCAACCTCGGCCTCTACGGCCTGGGCGGGCTCATCGCCCCGTTCATCGGCATCAAGATCATCGACGTACTCATCTCCCTCATCCCCGGCATTGGGTGA
- the kdpA gene encoding potassium-transporting ATPase subunit KdpA: protein MSPVLAGVLQLLALVAALALAYRPLGDHMARVYGSKKHLRAEKWIYKAIGADPDAEMRWPAYLRGVLAFSAAGVLFLYLLQRLQGSLPGSLGFKSIDPDQAFNTAASFVANTNWQSYSGEQAMGHVVQTGGLAVQNFVSAAVGIAVAVALVRGFARSRTGELGNFWADLVRGTVRILLPISVLGALVLVACGALQNFSGIHQVGQFLGGSQQWNGGAVASQEVIKELGTNGGGYFNANSAHPFENPTPFSNLFEIFLILLIPFALTRTFGRMVGSLRQGYAILATMATIWLGFTALMMWTEFHHGGPAFDLAGGATEGKENRFGIAGSAIFSVATTLTSTGAVNSFHSSYTGFGGGIQMLGMQLGEIAPGGTGSGLYGMLILAIIAVFIAGLMVGRTPEYLGKKIGTREIKLAACYILVTPALVLGFTAVAMALPTPGDSMTNTGAHGFSEILYAYTSGANNNGSAFAGLNADTQWFNSTIGLAMLLGRFLPMVFVLALAGSLAEQQPVPKTAGTLRTEKPLFTGLLVGTIMIITGLTYFPALALGPLAEGLAS from the coding sequence ATGAGCCCCGTTCTTGCCGGTGTGCTCCAGCTGCTCGCCCTCGTGGCGGCGCTCGCCCTCGCATACCGCCCGCTCGGTGACCACATGGCCCGCGTCTACGGCTCGAAGAAGCACCTCCGTGCCGAGAAGTGGATCTACAAGGCCATCGGCGCCGACCCCGACGCGGAGATGCGCTGGCCCGCGTACCTGCGCGGCGTCCTCGCCTTCTCCGCCGCCGGCGTCCTCTTCCTCTACCTGCTGCAGCGGCTCCAGGGCTCGCTGCCCGGCTCGCTCGGCTTCAAGTCCATCGACCCGGACCAGGCGTTCAACACCGCGGCGTCGTTCGTCGCGAACACCAACTGGCAGTCGTACTCCGGCGAACAGGCCATGGGCCACGTCGTGCAGACCGGCGGCCTGGCCGTGCAGAACTTCGTCTCCGCCGCCGTGGGCATCGCCGTCGCGGTGGCGCTCGTACGCGGCTTCGCGAGGTCCCGCACCGGTGAGCTCGGCAACTTCTGGGCCGACCTCGTGCGCGGCACCGTCCGCATCCTGCTCCCGATCTCCGTGCTCGGCGCCCTCGTCCTCGTCGCCTGCGGCGCCCTGCAGAACTTCTCCGGCATCCACCAGGTCGGGCAGTTCCTGGGTGGCTCGCAGCAGTGGAACGGCGGCGCCGTCGCCTCCCAGGAGGTCATCAAGGAGCTGGGCACGAACGGCGGCGGCTACTTCAACGCCAACTCCGCCCACCCCTTCGAGAACCCCACCCCCTTCTCGAACCTGTTCGAGATCTTCCTGATCCTGCTCATCCCGTTCGCGCTGACGCGGACCTTCGGCAGGATGGTCGGCTCCCTCCGGCAGGGCTACGCGATCCTCGCCACGATGGCGACGATCTGGCTCGGCTTCACCGCGCTGATGATGTGGACGGAGTTCCACCACGGCGGCCCGGCCTTCGACCTCGCGGGCGGGGCGACGGAGGGCAAGGAGAACCGGTTCGGCATCGCGGGGTCGGCGATTTTCTCCGTGGCCACCACGCTCACCTCCACCGGCGCGGTGAACTCCTTCCACTCCTCGTACACCGGCTTCGGCGGCGGCATCCAGATGCTGGGCATGCAGCTCGGCGAGATCGCGCCCGGCGGCACCGGATCCGGCCTCTACGGCATGCTCATCCTGGCGATCATCGCCGTGTTCATCGCCGGACTGATGGTCGGCCGCACCCCCGAGTACCTCGGCAAGAAGATCGGCACCCGCGAGATCAAGCTGGCCGCCTGCTACATCCTCGTCACCCCGGCGCTCGTCCTCGGCTTCACGGCCGTCGCGATGGCCCTGCCCACCCCGGGCGACTCCATGACGAACACCGGCGCCCACGGCTTCTCCGAGATCCTCTACGCCTATACCTCAGGGGCCAACAACAACGGTTCGGCCTTCGCGGGCCTGAATGCCGACACGCAGTGGTTCAACAGCACGATCGGACTCGCGATGCTGCTCGGCCGCTTCCTGCCGATGGTGTTCGTCCTCGCGCTCGCCGGTTCACTGGCCGAGCAGCAGCCCGTCCCCAAGACGGCGGGGACGCTGCGCACCGAAAAGCCGCTCTTCACCGGTCTCCTGGTCGGCACGATCATGATCATCACCGGTCTGACCTATTTCCCCGCGCTCGCGCTGGGACCGCTTGCCGAGGGGCTCGCATCATGA
- the kdpF gene encoding K(+)-transporting ATPase subunit F: MTAENIVGLVVAVALLGYLVLALVFPERF; this comes from the coding sequence GTGACCGCCGAGAACATCGTCGGCCTCGTCGTGGCCGTCGCCCTCCTTGGCTATCTCGTCCTCGCCCTCGTCTTCCCGGAGAGGTTCTGA
- a CDS encoding bleomycin resistance protein, which yields MPEKMIPLLPCRAVQPVVDFYTALGFETTFFQKSPYPYAAVERGRIELQFFAMKEYDPQQSYSGCYVVTDDVETLHTAFRAGLKAAYGRIPTRGLPRIGPLKDMSYGMRQFLMTDPGGNSIRVGQQISEDQSMRPAPKETFARALHMADLFADSKEDLPGAAKIIDRALGLADEHPTPEQELRLLVLRGDIARRLGDEGLAERLLRRAADLPLTDAERESARDALARLAELRE from the coding sequence ATGCCAGAGAAGATGATTCCGCTCCTCCCGTGCCGCGCCGTCCAGCCGGTGGTCGACTTCTACACCGCCCTCGGTTTCGAGACGACGTTCTTCCAGAAGAGCCCCTATCCGTACGCCGCCGTCGAGCGCGGCCGCATCGAGCTGCAGTTCTTCGCCATGAAGGAGTACGACCCCCAGCAGTCGTACTCCGGGTGCTACGTCGTGACCGACGACGTCGAGACGCTGCACACCGCCTTCCGCGCCGGGCTCAAGGCGGCGTACGGCAGGATCCCCACCCGCGGCCTGCCCCGCATCGGGCCGCTGAAGGACATGTCGTACGGCATGCGCCAGTTCCTGATGACCGACCCCGGCGGCAACAGCATCCGCGTGGGGCAGCAGATCAGCGAGGACCAGTCCATGCGCCCCGCACCCAAGGAGACCTTCGCGCGGGCCCTGCACATGGCCGACCTGTTCGCCGACTCCAAGGAGGACCTGCCCGGCGCCGCGAAGATCATCGACCGGGCCCTCGGTCTCGCCGACGAGCACCCCACCCCCGAGCAGGAGCTGCGCCTCCTGGTCCTGCGCGGCGACATCGCCCGCCGCCTCGGCGACGAAGGACTGGCGGAGCGGCTCCTGCGGCGCGCCGCCGACCTCCCGCTCACCGACGCGGAGCGGGAGTCCGCGCGGGACGCCCTCGCCCGCCTGGCCGAGCTGCGGGAATAG
- a CDS encoding cupin domain-containing protein, which translates to MTREPIALDQALASFDALWSPRIVTSVNDYDVRVAKVEGTHIWHVHDDTDEFFLVLGGELHIDLREPAGERRVTLPQGSLFTVPRGVEHRPHAPEGARILLFEPTGTPTVGDRHDEIPDHVDATTGTPIQI; encoded by the coding sequence ATGACCCGCGAACCCATCGCCCTCGACCAGGCCCTCGCCTCCTTCGACGCCCTGTGGAGCCCCCGCATCGTCACCTCCGTCAACGACTACGACGTACGCGTCGCCAAGGTCGAGGGCACCCACATCTGGCACGTCCACGACGACACCGACGAGTTCTTCCTCGTCCTCGGCGGCGAGTTGCACATCGACCTGCGCGAGCCGGCCGGGGAGCGCCGGGTCACGCTCCCGCAGGGCTCGCTCTTCACCGTCCCGCGCGGCGTCGAGCACCGGCCCCACGCCCCGGAGGGCGCCCGCATCCTCCTCTTCGAGCCCACCGGCACCCCGACGGTCGGCGACCGCCACGACGAGATCCCGGACCACGTGGACGCGACGACAGGCACGCCTATTCAAATTTGA
- a CDS encoding GlxA family transcriptional regulator — MPQGSSHASATRPPHRVVVIVDENSNPFELGCATEVFGLRRPELGRELYDFTLCSPAPGTLMRDGFFTLTGVAGLDAADSADTLIVPNRPDTDVPRRPAVLDAVRRAHARGARLVGFCSGAFTLAEAGVLDGRRATAHWQWADSFRERFPAVQLEPDVLFVDDGDILTAAGSTAALDLGLHIVRKDFGAEVANSVSRRLVFAAHRDGGQRQFIERPVPTVPDESLAPVLAWAQERLGDPVTVTGLAARAGISPATLHRRFRAQLGTTPLAWLTGERVALACRLIERGEERLDVVAHRSGLGTAANLRARLRRETGLSPSGYRRRFGPGAPAPAGRIPAAATARTP; from the coding sequence ATGCCGCAAGGATCCTCGCACGCGTCCGCCACGCGGCCGCCGCACCGCGTCGTCGTCATCGTCGACGAGAACTCCAATCCCTTCGAACTCGGCTGCGCGACGGAGGTGTTCGGCCTTCGCAGACCCGAACTCGGTCGCGAGCTGTACGACTTCACGCTCTGCTCGCCCGCTCCCGGAACCCTGATGCGGGACGGCTTCTTCACGCTGACCGGCGTGGCCGGGCTCGACGCCGCCGACTCCGCGGACACCCTGATCGTGCCCAACCGCCCGGACACCGACGTGCCGCGCCGCCCCGCCGTCCTCGACGCCGTCCGCCGCGCCCACGCGCGGGGCGCCCGCCTGGTGGGGTTCTGCAGCGGAGCGTTCACGCTCGCCGAGGCCGGGGTGCTCGACGGGCGGCGGGCCACCGCGCACTGGCAGTGGGCCGACTCCTTCCGGGAGCGGTTTCCGGCCGTGCAGCTCGAACCCGACGTGCTGTTCGTGGACGACGGCGACATCCTCACCGCGGCGGGCAGTACGGCCGCACTCGACCTCGGCCTGCACATCGTGCGCAAGGACTTCGGCGCCGAGGTCGCCAACTCCGTGAGCAGGCGGCTCGTGTTCGCCGCCCACCGTGACGGCGGGCAGCGGCAGTTCATCGAACGGCCCGTCCCCACGGTGCCGGACGAGTCCCTCGCGCCGGTCCTCGCCTGGGCGCAGGAGCGGCTCGGCGACCCGGTGACCGTGACCGGTCTCGCCGCCCGCGCCGGGATCAGCCCCGCCACCCTGCACCGCCGCTTCCGCGCCCAGCTCGGCACGACTCCGCTGGCCTGGCTCACGGGTGAGCGCGTGGCGCTGGCCTGCCGACTCATCGAGCGCGGCGAGGAGCGCCTCGACGTCGTCGCACACCGCAGCGGACTCGGCACCGCCGCCAATCTGCGGGCCCGGCTGCGCCGCGAGACGGGGCTCAGCCCGTCCGGCTACCGGCGCAGGTTCGGGCCAGGCGCGCCCGCACCGGCTGGCCGGATCCCGGCTGCCGCCACGGCCCGGACCCCGTGA
- a CDS encoding acetolactate synthase large subunit → MPTGAQILINGLVDGGVRACFANPGTSEMHFVAALDEVPEMRPVLCLFEGVATGAADGYGRMTRRPACTLLHLGPGLAGGLPNLHNARRAATPVVNVVGDHALHHKRLDAPLESDIGALARTVSAWTRRTYYATELAGDVAAAVTAATGPPGAVATLVVPADVSWSQAGDAPAAARPAPARHGLVSVDAVTGAAGALRSGEGTALLLGGDAVRGAGLEAAGRIAAATGAKLLCETFPARMERGAGRPAVERLAYLAAGASRQLAGVRHLVLAGAASPVTFFAYPGQGGALVPQGCAVHTLAAGAEDVTAALEGLAEVVGPGVRRVREEAARPALPSGGLTAESAAAVLGALLPEGAVVVDEANTSGLWLPDATAGAPPHDWLTLTGGAMGQGLPLAVGAGVACPDRPVLALVGDGASMYTLQALWTQAREGLDVTTVVFDNGSYAILNLELGAVGAVAGGERARRLLDLSGPPLDFVALARGMGVPAERAGTAEEFAALLKRGLAEPGPFLIACVVPPLA, encoded by the coding sequence ATGCCGACCGGAGCGCAGATCCTGATCAACGGACTCGTGGACGGAGGCGTCCGCGCGTGCTTCGCCAACCCGGGCACCTCCGAGATGCACTTCGTGGCCGCACTGGACGAGGTGCCCGAGATGCGTCCCGTGCTCTGTCTCTTCGAGGGCGTGGCCACGGGCGCCGCCGACGGCTACGGACGCATGACGCGCCGCCCCGCCTGCACGCTCCTGCACCTCGGCCCCGGCCTCGCGGGCGGTCTGCCCAACCTGCACAACGCGCGCAGGGCCGCCACCCCCGTCGTCAACGTCGTCGGCGACCACGCCCTGCACCACAAGCGGCTCGACGCACCCCTGGAGTCCGACATCGGGGCGCTCGCCCGCACCGTCTCGGCCTGGACCCGGCGCACCTACTACGCCACGGAACTCGCCGGTGACGTGGCCGCCGCCGTCACCGCGGCGACCGGTCCGCCCGGCGCCGTCGCGACGCTCGTCGTGCCCGCCGACGTGTCGTGGTCGCAGGCGGGCGACGCACCGGCCGCCGCGCGTCCCGCCCCGGCACGGCACGGCCTCGTCTCCGTGGACGCCGTGACGGGCGCCGCCGGGGCGCTGCGGTCCGGCGAGGGCACCGCGCTGCTGCTGGGCGGGGACGCCGTGCGCGGGGCCGGTCTCGAGGCGGCCGGGCGGATCGCCGCGGCGACCGGCGCCAAGCTGCTCTGCGAGACCTTCCCCGCCCGCATGGAGCGGGGCGCGGGCCGGCCCGCCGTCGAGCGGCTGGCCTACCTCGCGGCCGGTGCGAGCCGTCAACTGGCGGGCGTACGGCACCTGGTGCTCGCCGGAGCCGCGTCGCCGGTCACCTTCTTCGCGTACCCCGGGCAGGGCGGCGCGCTGGTGCCGCAGGGGTGCGCGGTGCATACGCTCGCGGCCGGGGCGGAGGACGTGACGGCGGCGCTCGAAGGGCTCGCCGAGGTGGTCGGGCCCGGCGTGCGGCGCGTACGGGAGGAGGCGGCGCGGCCCGCGCTGCCCAGCGGTGGGCTGACGGCCGAGTCGGCGGCCGCGGTGCTCGGGGCGCTGCTGCCGGAGGGTGCCGTCGTCGTCGACGAGGCCAACACCTCCGGGCTGTGGCTGCCGGACGCGACCGCGGGCGCGCCGCCGCACGACTGGCTGACGCTGACCGGCGGCGCCATGGGGCAGGGGCTGCCGCTCGCGGTGGGCGCGGGGGTGGCCTGCCCGGACCGGCCCGTTCTCGCGCTGGTCGGGGACGGCGCGTCGATGTACACGCTGCAGGCGCTGTGGACGCAGGCGCGGGAGGGGCTCGACGTCACGACGGTCGTCTTCGACAACGGGTCGTACGCGATCCTCAATCTGGAGCTGGGCGCGGTGGGCGCGGTCGCGGGCGGGGAGCGGGCGCGCAGGCTCCTCGACCTGTCGGGGCCGCCCCTCGACTTCGTCGCGCTGGCGCGCGGGATGGGCGTACCTGCGGAACGGGCGGGCACGGCGGAGGAGTTCGCGGCGCTGCTGAAGCGGGGTCTGGCGGAACCGGGGCCCTTCCTGATCGCGTGCGTGGTCCCGCCGCTGGCCTGA